Within Longimicrobiales bacterium, the genomic segment CATATTCGAACGGAAGCTGTATCTCCGAAACGGCACTCCGGTGGCGGGGTAGTACCCCGGATCACCCCGAGCGAGGAATAGACACGGTTACATGATCAAGACGCTGCTGGGCAAGGTATTTGGCGACCGTCACGAACGGGAAGCTCGCAAGCTCGAGCCGCTCGTCGGCGAGATCAACGCGATCGTCGACGATCTCGCGGCACTGAGCGAGGAGGAGCTGCGCGCGCAGACGGAGAAGTTCCGCGGCATCATCCGCGAGCGGACTGCGTCGTTCGAGGCCGATATCGCGGAGCTGCGCGACAGGAAGCGCCACGCCGAGGATCCGGACCAGCGCGAGTCGCTCGGAATGGAGCTGCGCGAGGCGGAGGACGCGCTCAAGGCCGAGCTCGAGAACGTGCTCGAGGACCTGCTCCCCGAGGCGTTCGCCACGGTCAAGGAGGCATGCCGCCGCCTGCTGGGCACGGAGATCACCGTCACCAATCAGAAGCTGACGTGGGACATGGTGCCCTATGACGTGCAGCTCATCGGCGGCATTGCGCTGCACCGTGGCAAGGTCGCGGAGATGGCGACGGGCGAGGGCAAGACGCTCGTGGCGACCATGCCCATCTATCTGAACGCACTGACCGGCCGCGGCGTCCACCTCGTCACCGTCAACACCTACCTCGCCCAGCGCGACAGCGAGTGGATGGGGACGGTCTACAAGTACCTCGGCCTGACCGTCGACTGCATCGACCTCTACGAGCCCGGGACTCCGGAGCGCCGGCAGGCTTACGGCGCCGACATCTCATACGGTACGAACAATGAGTTCGGCTTCGACTACCTGCGCGACAACATGGTGCACGAGCTGTCGCAGCGGGTGCAGCGGCAGCATGCATACGCGATCATCGACGAGGTCGATTCCATCCTGATCGATGAGGCCCGCACGCCGCTCATCATCAGCGGCCCCGTCGGCCAGGAGCAGTCGGCGGAATACAAGCTCCACAATCCGTCCGTCGCATCGCTTTTCCGCAAGCAGTCGCGGCTGATCAACGAGCTCGTTGCGGACGCGGAGAAGGAGCTCGAGGCGGACGAGTACAGCGCGGGCGAGAAGCTGCTCGCGGCCAAGCGCGGCTCGCCCCGCCACAAGCGGCTGCTCAAGCTGTTCGCCGACAATCCGAGTCTGCAGAAGCTGGTGACGCAGGTCGAGGCGGACTACATGCGGGAGAAGAAGCTGCAGGACATCGATGAGATGCTGCTGTACGCGATGGATGAGAAGGGTCACTCGATCCATCTCTCGGACCGCGGCCTCGATGACCTGTCGCCGGGCGATACGGAAGCGTTCGTGGTGCCGGACCTGTCCGAGGCGATCGGCGCGATCGAGCGTGATACCGAGATGTCGGTGGACGAGAAGCGCGAGCAGATCCAGAAGCTCGAGCAGGAATACGCCGACAAGAGCCAGCGCATTCACGCGATTCATCAGTTGCTCAAGGCGTACACGCTCTACAATCGTGACGAGCAGTACATCATCGAGGATGGCCAGGTCATCATCGTCGACGAGTTCACCGGCCGGAAAATGGCCGGGCGTCGCTGGTCGGACGGCCTGCATCAGGCGGTGGAGGCGAAGGAAAACGTGTCCGTTCGCGGCGAGACGCAGACGCTCGCGACGATCACGATCCAGAACTACTTCCGGATGTATGACAAGCTCGCGGGCATGACCGGCACGGCGGAGACCGAGGAGGGCGAGTTCCACTCGATCTACGGTCTCGAGGTGATGGTGATCCCGACGAACCGTCCGATCGTGCGCGACGACCGGCAGGACCTCGTGTACCGCACGAAGCGCGAGAAGTACAACGCGATCATGGACGAGATCGAGCGGCTGCACCGGATGCAGCTGCCGGTGCTCGTCGGTACCGTGTCCGTCGATGTGTCGGAGACGCTGAGCCGGATGCTGAAGCGACGCGGCATCCCGCACAATGTGCTGAACGCGAAGTATCATCAGCGCGAGGCGGAGATCGTCGCCGAGGCCGGCCGGCCGGGCGGTGTGACGATCGCGACGAACATGGCCGGACGCGGCACCGACATCAAGCTGGGTCCCACCGTGACTGACCCGCGCACCATCGGCTGGCTGCGCGAGCACGACATCGATCCGAACGATGTCGCGAACGTCCCCGATCCGACCCGCGCAGTGGATCTGTCGAAGCAGCCGGATCACTACGAGGTCGAGGACGGTGGCCTCCATATCATAGGGTCCGAGCGTCACGAATCACGGCGGATCGACCGCCAGCTGCGCGGGCGAGCCGGCCGCCAGGGGGACCCGGGCGCCACACAGTTCTTCCTGTCGCTCGAGGATGACCTGATGCGGCTGTTCAACTCCGACCGCATCGCCGGCGTGATGGAACGGTTCGGGGCGGAGGAAGGCGAGGTCATCACGCATGCGCTCGTGACGCGCTCGATCGGCAGCGCTCAGGGCCGGGTCGAGATGCAGAACTTCG encodes:
- the secA gene encoding preprotein translocase subunit SecA — protein: MIKTLLGKVFGDRHEREARKLEPLVGEINAIVDDLAALSEEELRAQTEKFRGIIRERTASFEADIAELRDRKRHAEDPDQRESLGMELREAEDALKAELENVLEDLLPEAFATVKEACRRLLGTEITVTNQKLTWDMVPYDVQLIGGIALHRGKVAEMATGEGKTLVATMPIYLNALTGRGVHLVTVNTYLAQRDSEWMGTVYKYLGLTVDCIDLYEPGTPERRQAYGADISYGTNNEFGFDYLRDNMVHELSQRVQRQHAYAIIDEVDSILIDEARTPLIISGPVGQEQSAEYKLHNPSVASLFRKQSRLINELVADAEKELEADEYSAGEKLLAAKRGSPRHKRLLKLFADNPSLQKLVTQVEADYMREKKLQDIDEMLLYAMDEKGHSIHLSDRGLDDLSPGDTEAFVVPDLSEAIGAIERDTEMSVDEKREQIQKLEQEYADKSQRIHAIHQLLKAYTLYNRDEQYIIEDGQVIIVDEFTGRKMAGRRWSDGLHQAVEAKENVSVRGETQTLATITIQNYFRMYDKLAGMTGTAETEEGEFHSIYGLEVMVIPTNRPIVRDDRQDLVYRTKREKYNAIMDEIERLHRMQLPVLVGTVSVDVSETLSRMLKRRGIPHNVLNAKYHQREAEIVAEAGRPGGVTIATNMAGRGTDIKLGPTVTDPRTIGWLREHDIDPNDVANVPDPTRAVDLSKQPDHYEVEDGGLHIIGSERHESRRIDRQLRGRAGRQGDPGATQFFLSLEDDLMRLFNSDRIAGVMERFGAEEGEVITHALVTRSIGSAQGRVEMQNFEARKRLLEYDDVMNNQREVIYDLRLFALEGGEDLKGEVWEMIDQALRDTVGEYAPEGEHPEDWDLYALRQRLVLDYFLVVEELPAHEGDEHEFEDIESIEELVVEAGRVGFNRKLESWGEHRERILAWVMLGVIDEKWRDHLYDLDHLKASIGFRGWGQKDPLIEYKQEAYSMFVDLMKDLRKSVSTLSFRAQLAVPQPRPQPPRRLTLSGPSETPDTRPSTSLPSPEPQKDDAISSAMGGARRIDPSTPRPPVRQQVTTNRPADGAAPPAQPASSEKTVGRNDPCPCGSGRKYKKCHGAGTV